TATATTTTAAAAGGAATAATTCCAATTATTATTGGATTTGTAGTAATTTACGGAGTTATTAAGAAGGTAAAGGTATACGAGTGCTTTGTTGAAGGAGCAAAGGATGGAATAACTATTTGTCTGAAAATTTTTCCGTACCTTTTAGCTATGATTATAGCTGTTAATGTATTTAGAGCTTCAGGGGCTTTAGACTTTTTTATTTATTTAGTAAAACCGGTTGTTGTGTTTATTGGACTCCCACCGGAGGTTGTTCCCCTAGTTTTAATAAAACCTCTTTCAGGAAGTGGGGCGCTGGGAGTATTTACTGACATCATAAAACAATATGGAGCAGATAGTTACATAGGAAATGTGGCATCTATAATAATGGGCTCAACGGAGACTATCTTTTATACCTTGACAGTATATTTT
This DNA window, taken from Clostridium estertheticum, encodes the following:
- a CDS encoding spore maturation protein; its protein translation is MGNLVSYILKGIIPIIIGFVVIYGVIKKVKVYECFVEGAKDGITICLKIFPYLLAMIIAVNVFRASGALDFFIYLVKPVVVFIGLPPEVVPLVLIKPLSGSGALGVFTDIIKQYGADSYIGNVASIIMGSTETIFYTLTVYFGAVNIKNIRHTLFAAILADITAIIMAVNLAKFFF